One genomic window of Arachis stenosperma cultivar V10309 chromosome 10, arast.V10309.gnm1.PFL2, whole genome shotgun sequence includes the following:
- the LOC130954352 gene encoding isoliquiritigenin 2'-O-methyltransferase-like, whose translation MNMMSSTTKEDYDDAFTKAASFAFAPVFPAILNAAVDMNLFEIISKAESSLGMSASEIASKIPKQHSEMGSRLERMLPSLVARSLLTCSIRTINEDGDTERVYAVSPVGQYYTSNHHDEQEGSWIAMSTLSYQGYRHLWTDTKDAILDANNHNHFQKVYGKMAFEYMETHTELGNLFGQAMSQAGSLGLKQLLNAYKGFEGISTLVDVGGGYGQTLKQILLQYPSIKAINFDLPHVVKNAPPHPGIEHIGGDMFKTVPKADAILIKHVCHNWEDEECVKFLRNCYEALPPHGKVIVLDTLLPEIPKSTSSKDTQAVDLDFLMFLVHGGKERTEKQFEKLCNTSGFSRFQVACNDSSNVVAVMELYK comes from the exons ATGAATATGATGAGTTCAACCACCAAGGAGGATTACGATGATGCTTTCACCAAAGCTGCTTCCTTTGCATTTGCTCCGGTGTTTCCTGCAATCTTGAACGCTGCTGTTGATATGAACTTGTTTGAGATCATATCAAAGGCAGAGAGTTCGTTAGGCATGTCTGCTTCTGAGATTGCATCTAAGATTCCAAAGCAACACAGTGAGATGGGTAGCAGACTTGAACGCATGCTGCCATCTTTGGTGGCTCGTTCTCTTCTGACTTGCTCCATTCGCACCATTAATGAAGACGGTGACACTGAAAGAGTTTATGCAGTTTCTCCTGTTGGACAATACTATACAAGTAATCATCATGATGAACAAGAAGGCTCCTGGATTGCAATGTCAACTTTAAGCTACCAAGGTTACCGTCATCTTTG GACAGATACAAAGGATGCAATATTGGATGCTAACAATCACAATCATTTCCAAAAAGTGTACGGAAAGATGGCATTTGAATATATGGAGACACACACAGAGTTAGGTAACCTTTTCGGACAAGCAATGTCACAAGCTGGCTCTTTAGGATTGAAACAACTTCTTAATGCATATAAAGGATTTGAGGGAATATCAACCTTAGTTGATGTAGGAGGTGGATATGGACAAACCTTGAAACAAATTCTCTTGCAATATCCATCAATTAAAGCAATTAATTTTGATTTGCCCCATGTTGTTAAAAACGCTCCCCCTCATCCAG GGATAGAGCATATCGGAGGAGACATGTTTAAAACTGTTCCAAAAGCTGATGCCATTTTAATCAAG CATGTGTGTCATAACTGGGAAGATGAAGAATGTGTCAAGTTTTTACGAAACTGCTATGAAGCTCTGCCACCACATGGGAAGGTCATAGTTTTGGATACTTTATTGCCAGAAATTCCGAAATCAACATCGTCTAAGGATACTCAGGCTGTGGATCTCGATTTTCTTATGTTTCTAGTTCATGGTGGAAAGGAAAGAACTGAGAAACAATTTGAGAAATTATGCAACACCTCAGGATTTTCACGGTTTCAGGTTGCTTGCAATGATTCCTCAAATGTCGTTGCAGTCATGGAgctttacaaataa
- the LOC130954181 gene encoding isoliquiritigenin 2'-O-methyltransferase-like, with protein MMSSTTNNNNNSKDDYDDAFTKAASFAFAQVFPAILNAAIDMNLFEIISKAESSLGMSASEIASKLPKQHSEMGSRLERMLPSLVARSLLTCSIRTVNEDGDTERVYAVSPVGKYYTSTHHDEQEGSWIAMSTLSYQGYRHLWTDTKDAILDANNHNHFQKVYGKMAFEYMETHTELGNLFGQAMSQAGSLGMKQLLNAYKGGFDGISTLVDVGGGYGQVLKKILLQYPSIKAINFDLPHVVKNAPPHPGIEHIGGDMFKTVPKADAILLKHVCHSWEDEECVKVLRNCYEALPPHGKVIVMDALMPEIPKSTSFKDTQAVDLDFLMFLVSGGKERDEKQFEKLCKTSGFSRFQVACNDSSNVFAVMEFYK; from the exons ATGATGAGTTCCAccaccaataataataataattccaAGGACGATTACGATGATGCTTTCACCAAAGCTGCTTCATTCGCATTTGCTCAGGTGTTTCCTGCAATCTTGAACGCTGCTATTGACATGAACTTGTTTGAGATCATATCAAAGGCAGAGAGTTCATTAGGCATGTCAGCTTCTGAGATTGCATCTAAGCTTCCAAAGCAACACAGTGAGATGGGTAGCAGACTTGAACGCATGCTGCCATCATTGGTGGCTCGTTCTCTTCTAACTTGCTCCATTCGCACCGTTAATGAAGATGGTGACACTGAAAGAGTTTATGCAGTTTCTCCTGTTGGAAAATACTATACAAGTACTCATCATGATGAACAAGAAGGCTCCTGGATTGCAATGTCAACTTTAAGCTACCAAGGTTACCGTCATCTTTG GACAGATACAAAGGATGCAATATTGGATGCTAACAATCACAATCATTTCCAAAAAGTGTACGGAAAGATGGCATTTGAATATATGGAGACACACACAGAGTTAGGTAACCTTTTCGGGCAAGCAATGTCACAAGCTGGCTCTTTAGGAATGAAACAACTTCTTAATGCATATAAAGGAGGCTTTGATGGAATATCAACGTTAGTTGATGTAGGAGGTGGATATGGACAAGTCCTCAAAAAAATTCTCTTGCAATATCCATCAATTAAAGCAATTAATTTTGATTTGCCTCATGTTGTTAAAAACGCACCCCCTCATCCAG GGATAGAGCATATCGGAGGAGACATGTTTAAAACTGTTCCAAAAGCTGATGCCATTTTACTCAAG CATGTATGTCATAGCTGGGAAGATGAAGAATGTGTCAAGGTTTTAAGAAACTGCTATGAAGCGTTGCCACCACATGGGAAGGTCATAGTTATGGATGCTTTAATGCCAGAAATTCCGAAATCAACATCGTTTAAGGATACTCAGGCTGTGGATCTCGATTTTCTTATGTTTCTAGTTTCCGGTGGAAAGGAAAGAGACGAAAAACAATTTGAGAAATTATGCAAGACCTCAGGATTTTCCCGATTTCAGGTTGCTTGCAATGATTCCTCAAATGTCTTTGCAGTCATGGagttttacaaataa